One Hydrogenophaga crassostreae genomic region harbors:
- a CDS encoding dioxygenase family protein, with translation MSRPPVVFVSHGSPTFAIDPGVAGPALTALGQRLPRPEAVLIVSPHWMTRDPRVSTSAAPPTVHDFGGFPQALYELKYPAPGHPALAERAIEVLRAAGWAAEADPQRGLDHGAWVPMRYLFPQADVPVFQVSLPARLDGAQAYAFGRALAPLANEGVLIMGSGSLTHNLYEVRFDAPDAQGEAYALGFATWIRETLINHDHERLQQTMALAPEAQRAHPTPEHLWPLMVAAGAAGADAPVSRIEGGMSFGVLSMDGFVFGDLSVSMAAPLAAEAA, from the coding sequence ATGTCCCGACCGCCTGTCGTCTTTGTTTCCCACGGGTCGCCTACCTTTGCCATCGACCCCGGCGTCGCAGGCCCAGCCCTCACGGCTTTGGGTCAGCGGTTACCGCGCCCGGAAGCGGTGCTGATCGTGTCGCCCCACTGGATGACCCGCGACCCAAGGGTGAGCACCTCGGCGGCCCCGCCGACCGTGCACGACTTCGGTGGCTTTCCGCAGGCGCTGTACGAACTGAAATACCCCGCACCTGGCCACCCGGCACTGGCCGAGCGCGCCATCGAGGTGTTGCGCGCTGCCGGTTGGGCTGCCGAGGCCGATCCGCAACGCGGCCTCGACCATGGCGCCTGGGTACCCATGCGTTACCTGTTCCCGCAGGCCGATGTGCCGGTTTTCCAGGTGTCCTTGCCAGCCCGCCTCGACGGCGCCCAGGCCTATGCGTTCGGTCGGGCGCTGGCGCCGCTGGCCAACGAAGGGGTGCTCATCATGGGTTCGGGCAGCCTCACGCACAACCTGTATGAAGTCCGTTTTGACGCCCCCGACGCGCAAGGTGAGGCTTATGCACTTGGTTTTGCCACATGGATACGGGAAACGCTGATCAACCACGACCACGAACGTCTGCAGCAGACCATGGCGCTGGCGCCCGAGGCGCAACGTGCCCACCCCACGCCCGAACACCTCTGGCCGCTGATGGTGGCAGCGGGTGCGGCGGGCGCGGATGCCCCGGTCAGCCGCATTGAAGGCGGCATGAGCTTTGGCGTACTGTCAATGGATGGGTTTGTGTTTGGCGACCTGTCTGTTTCGATGGCTGCGCCGCTTGCGGCCGAAGCGGCCTGA